Within Conexibacter woesei DSM 14684, the genomic segment CGCACGTGGGAGGACGGCGACGCGATCGAGCTGACGCTGCCGATGGAGCTCGCCGTGCTGCCGGTCGAGCCCGCCACCGACGCCGGTCCGGTGGCGCTGCGCTACGGCCCCGTCGTGCTCGTCGCCCCGCAGGACGAGCGGTCGCGACGGCTCTCGCTCGGCGATGTCGCCGCGGTCGCGAGCAGCCTGCGACGGACCGACGCGGCGCGCCTGGCGTTCGAGGGCCGCGCGGCGGACGGGAGCGTCGTCGCGCTCGTCCCCTACTACGAGCTGGAGCCGGGCGCCCCCTACGCGATGCACTTCGACGACGACGGCGACCGCCGCTCGCACGCGCAGCTCGCCTACGAGCCGGCGGACGCCTGGGAGCAGGTCGACCGCGAGCAGTACCTGCTGAGGAGACGGCGCAGGTACGCGGTCTCCGCCGTGCCGGGCGCGTCGTTCTCGGCCGCCTTCGAGGGGACCGGCGTCCTCTGGTGCGGGTACCGCTCCGTGCACGCCGGCTGGGCCGACGTCTTCCTCGACGGCGAGCTCGTCGAGCGCGTGACGCAGCTGGGGCACTCCGACCTCCAGCCCTCGCTCTGGTGCCGGACCGGGCTCGCGCCCGGGCCGCACGTGCTGCGGGTGGTCGTCGCGGGCGAGCGGCCGCCGGGCGCGCGCGGGGACGAGGTCAACGTCGGGCATCTGCGGGTGCTGTCGTGAACGGACGAGCAGAACGAGAGGGGACAGGCATGCGGCTTGCCGGCAAGGTCGCGCTCGTGACGGGCGCCGCGCGACGGCGCGGGATCGGGCGCGGGATCGTCGAGGCGCTCGCGGCCGAGGGGGCGGTCGTCGCGGTCAACGACGTCGCCGCCGAGGAGGAGGCGGCGGAGCTGATCGCCCGGCTCGCCGCGGAGGGCGCGACCGCACGCTTCTATCCCGCCGACGTGACCGACCGCGGTGCCGTCGAGCGGATGCTGGACGCGATCGAGCGCGACCTCGGCCCGCTGCACGCGGTCTGCTCCAACGCCGGCATCACGCGCTGGGCGCCGTTGGAGGAGATCGTCGACGACGACTTCGACGCGATCGTCGCGGTCAACCTCACCGGCGGGTTCAACGTCGGCCAGGCCGCGGCGCGGCGGATGGTCGCGAGCGGCACGCGCGGGCGGATCGTCTTCACGTCCTCGGTGCACGTGCAGATGCCGTTCAGGGGCGGCGCGATCTACGGCGCGACCAAGCAGGGGCTGCGAGCGCTCGCCGAGACGCTCGCGCTCGAGCTGGCTCCGCGCGGCATCACCGTCAACCACCTCGGGCCCGGCTGGGTCAAGAGCGACCTCGGCGCCGGACCCGCGCTCGACCCGGAGGTCGAGCGCGCTGTGCTCGCGCAGATCCCCGCGGGCCGCGAGGCGCAGCCGATCGAGATGGGCAGGGCGGTCGCGTACCTGTGCTCCGACGACGCCGCCTACGTCACCGGCGAGTTCCTCCGCGTCGACGGCGGCTACGTCGTGGGGAAGTACTGATGCGCTACCGACTGATCTCCCTGCACCCGGCACTCGCGCAGGCCTGCGACGCGCGCCTGTCGTCCGCCGGTCACGAGCCGGCCGGCGGGCTCGGCGACGCCGACGCGCTCGTCGTCGGGATCGGCGCGCCCGACCTCGGCAGCGCGCTGCTCGACGTCGATGAGCGCGCGTGGGAGGAGACGATCGGCCGTGCCCGCACGGCGTTCGCCGCCGTCCGCGACCTCGCCCGCGCGCTGATCGAGCGCGAGGCCTCCGGCCGCGTCGTGGTCGTCGTCGACCCGCCGGTGCTGCGGGCCGCCGAGCGGACCGGCCTGACGGCCGTCGCGGGCGCGTTCCTGTCGACGATCGCGGAGGTCGCGGCGGTCGACCTCGGGCCGCGCGGGATCGCCGTCAACGTCGTGGTCGCCGGATGGATGGCGCCGGCGCCGCCGGCGCTCGCGGGCGGCGTGCCGCTCGGGCGTCTCGCCGACCCCGACGAGGTCGCCTCCGCGTGCGCGTTCCTGGTCTCTCCCGACCAGGCCGCCTACGTGAACGGCGCGACGCTCGCGGTCGACGGCGGCTGGTTCGTCACGAAGGCCGAGGGCGGCAACCCGCTGACGAGCGGCGCCTGACGAGCCGATCGATGGGGCGGTCCCCCGCACGGCGGACCGCCCGACGGCCTCAAGCCGTCCAGTCGAGCACGACCTTGCCCGAGTCCTTGGAGACGAACGCGCGGTACGCCGCCGAGATCTCCTCCGCACCGAAGTCGTGCGTGATCAGCCGCTCGGCCGGCAGGCCCTGCTCGTACAGCCGCACGATCTCCGGATAGTCCTCGTCGGCGTAGTACCAGGCGCCGGTGTACGTGACCTCGCGCGCGACGAACGTCGCCGTCGGCGAGACCTCGACGCTTCTGCAGATGCCGGACTGCAGGACCGTGCCGCCGGGCTCGACGAGCGCGAGCGCCTGCTGGATGCACGCCGGGATGCCGGTGCACTCGATCGCCAGCGCGGGGGCCGCGCCGGTCGCCTCGCCCGGCTCCAGCGCCGTCGTGGCGCCGAGTCTGAGCGCCAGCTCGCGCCGGTACGCCGACGGTTCGACCACGACCACCTCGGCGCCGGCATGGGCGCGGACGAGCACGTGGCCGAGACCGACCGGGCCGGCGCCGAGCACGAGCACGCGCTCGCCGGCATGCGAGGGCGCGCGGCGCAGCGCCCGCACCGGCACGCCGAGCGCGTCCCCGGAGATCAGCACCGCGTCGCGCGCCGGCGTCCCCTCCGGCACCCGTCGCAGCGCCGACGCCGGGACCGCGACACGATCGGCGTGCATCGCGGTGTGCATGCGGCGGTCGACGGTGCAGTAGAGCTGGACGCCGCTGCGGCACCACGAGCAGCTCCCGCACCCGGTCACGGCGCTGATGCCGACCCGCTCGCCGACGGCGAAGCCGCTTCCGGCGGGCGCCTGCTCCACCACGCCCGCGGCCTCGTGGCCCGGGTTCTCGCCGGGTCTCGCATGCAGCTCGCTGCCGCAGATCGCGCTCGCCTCGATGCGCACGAGTGCCTCGCCGGGGCCCGGCTCCGGCGTCGGCGTCTCGACCAGCGTCACGTCGTCGGGTGCGTTGAAGGACAGTGCCCGCATCTCAGCCATCTCCCATGTCGAAAAGGGCAGCGACGGTAGACCGTCCGGGTGGCGCTTCAAAGGCGCGCGTCACCACCTGACGACCGTCTTGCCGGCGGCCGGCGCCGCGACGAGACTCGCCGCCATGGACACTGGACTCGATGGGAAGGTCGCGCTCGTCACCGGCGGCGCGAGCGGGATCGGGCTGGCCGCCGCGCGCGCGCTGGCCGCCGAGGGCTGCCGCGTCATGCTCGCCGACCTCGATCCGCGGACGGCGGCGGCGGAGCTGGAGCGTGCGCACCCCGGCGCGGTCGGCGAGGTCGTCGTCGACGTCTCGGCGCCCGCACAGGCTCGCCGCGCGGTGAGCGCCGCCGTCGAGCGCTTCGGCCGCCTGGACGTGCTCGTCACGAGCGCCGGCGTCTACGAGACGCAGGGCGTCGACGGGCTCAGCGACGAGGAGTGGGACCGCACGCTGGCGGTCAACCTGTCCGGCACGTACCACTGCGCGCACGCCGCGATCGACGCGATGGCCGTGAACGGCTGGGGCCGGATCGTCACGCTCGCCTCCTCGGCGGCGCAGACGGGCGGCGGTGCGGGCGGACCGGCCTACGTCGCGTCGAAGGCGGCGGTGATGGGGCTGACGCGCTCGCTCGCCAAGCACGCCGGTCCGAAGGGGGTCACGGTCAACTCCGTCGTTCCCGGGCTGATCGAGACGCCGATGACGGATCGCCTCCGCCCCGAGCACCGCGAGATCGCCGCGACCCTCACGCTGGTCGGGCGCAACGGCACGCCCGCGGACGTCGCGGCGGTGATCGTGATGCTCGCGTCAGAGGGGCTCGGCTTCGTCACCGGCTCGCACGTCAACGTCAACGGCGGGCTGGTGATGGACTGAGGGACGGCCGTCCGGAAACGCGGCAATCGCCGAATGGTGAGCCTCGCGTGGACACGCCATCTCGCCGCTGGGACGCTCGGTCGACGCATGAAGACCACCAGGCAATCACCTCAACCTCCTGCTGCCGGGGCCGCGCTCGCGACGGATCGGCTGCTCGCGATGCTGCGCACGATGCACGAGATCCGTCTGTTCGAGGACGAGACGCATCGCCTCTTCGCGAAGGGGCTCGTACGCGGCTCCACCCACCTCTGCCAGGGCCAGGAGGCGGTCGCCGTCGGCGCCTGCTCCGCGCTCGACAAGGCGGGGGACACGATGCTGTGCACCTACCGCGGCCATGGCGCCGTGCTGGCGAAGGGTGCTCCGCTGGACCGCGCCTTCGCCGAGATCCTCGGCAAGGCGGACGGGCTGTGCGCGGGCAAGGGCGGCTCGATGCACCTGACCGACGTGAGCGTCGGCGCGCTCGGCTCGTTCGCGATCGTCGGCGCGCACCTGCCGATCGCCGTCGGCGCGGCGTTCGCGGCGGCGTATCGCGGAACCGACGCGGTGACGGCGTGCTTCTTCGGCGACGGCTCGACGAACATCGGCGCCTTCCACGAGGCGCTCAACCTCGCCGCCGTCTGGCGGCTCCCGGTCCTCTTCGTGCTGGAGAACAACCTCTACGGCGAGTACTCGCCGCTCGCGCGCACGACCCCGATCGAGCGGCTCGCCGATCGCGCCGCCGCCTACGGCATGCCGGGCGAGCAGGTCGACGGCAACGACGTCGCCGCCGTGCATGCCTGCGTCGGCTCAGCGGTCGCCCGCGCCCGCGCGGGCGATGGGCCGACCCTGATCGAGGCGCTGACGTACCGGCACAAGGGCCACTCGCGCTCGGACCCGGCGACGTACCGGCCCGAGGGCGAGCTGGAGGAGTGGCTGCAGCGCGATCCGCTGCTGCTCGCCGAGCGGGCGCTGCTGGGGCGCGGCGTCGAGCAGCCCGCGCTCGACGCGCTGCGCGAGCAGGCGACGCGCGACGTCGAGGACGCGCTCGCGCGCGCTCTCAGCTGGGCCGATCCCGCGCCGGAGTCGCGGTTGGAGGGCATCTACGCATGAGCGAGACCGTGACCTACCGGGAAGCGACCGTTCGCGCACTGGGCGACGCGCTCGCCGAGGACGACACCGTCTTCCTGCTGGGAGAGGACGTCGCGGCCGCCGGCGGCGTGTTCAAGCTGACCGAGGGCCTGCACGAGCGCTTCGGCGACAGACGCGTGCTCGACACGCCGATCTCCGAGCAGGCGATCGTCGGCGCGGCGGTCGGCGCGGCGGCGCAGGGCCTGCGCCCGGTGGCCGAGATCATGTTCGCCGACTTCGCGGCCGTCTGCTTCGACCAGATCGTCAACCAGCTCGCGAAGTTCCGCTACATGACGGGCGGCCAGGTGACGATGCCCGTCACCATCCGCCTGATCAACGGCGCCGGCGGCGGCTTCGGCGCGCAGCACTCGCAGGCCGTCGAGAACTGGTTCCTCAACGTGGCGGGCCTGAAGCTCGTCACGCCGTCGACCCCCGCGGACGCGTATGCGCTCCTGCGGGCGGCGATCGCCGACCCGGATCCGGTGCTCGTCTTCGAGCACAAGTCGCTCTTCAACGTGAGAGGCGAGCTGGACGAAGCGACGGCGGTCGGGATCGGCGATGCGGACGTCGTCTCCGAGGGCTCCGACGTGACCGTCGTGGCGACGCAGCTGATGCGCCACCGTGCCGAGCAGGCGGCGGTCGAGCTGGCCGCCGACGGCGTCGGCGTCGAGCTGATCGACCTGCGCTCGCTCGCGCCGATGGACGTGCCGACGGTCGCTGCCAGCGTCGCGAAGACGAACCGTCTCGTCGTCGTGCAGGAGGCGGCGCCGAGCGGGAGCTGGGGCGCCTCGCTGATCTCCCAGCTGATGCGCGACGACTTCGAGAGCCTCGACGCCGCGCCGACGCTCGTGGCGTGCGACGACGTGCCGATCGCCTACGCCGGTCCGCTCGAAGACGCCCACCTGCCGAGCGCAACGCGGATCGCGGACGCGGTCCGCGCGACCCTCGCGCGATGACGATGGCGCGGATCGAGATGCCCCGTCTGTCGGACTCGATGGAGGAGGGCACCGTCGTGAGCTGGCTCGTCGCCGACGGCGAGCAGGTGACGGGCGGCCAGGAGTTCGTGGAGATCGAGACCGACAAGGCGCAGATGCCCTTCGAGGCTGAGCAGGACGGCGTGCTGCGTCAGCTCGTGCCCGCGGGGACGACGCTCCCGGTCGGCGCTCCGCTCGCCACGATCGGCGAGGGCGGCGCGCCCGAGGAGCCGGTCGCGTCGGCGGCGTCCTCGGACGACGGGCGACCGGCGGCCTCGCCGGTCGCGCGCCGCATCGCGCGGGAGCTGGGGGTGGAGCTGGCGGCGGTCACCGGCTCCGGGCCGGGCGGCCGGATCGTCAAGGAGGACGTCGTACGCGCAGCCGCAGCAGGCGCGCCGGCGGCGGCGCACCCCGCCGCGCCGAGCGACGCGCCGGCGGCGGTGGCAGCAGCGGCGCCGGACGCCGCGGTCGTCGGCGCGAAGGGCGCCGTCACGCGCACGCCGCTGAGCCGGGTGCAGCAGACGGTCGCGCGGCGCATGGCGGAGTCGCGGGCGACGGTCCCGGACTTCAGCGTGTCGGTCGACGTCGACATGGAGCAGGCGCTGGCGCTGCGCGGCGCGCTCGCCGAGCGCGACGTCAGGTTCACCGTCAACGACCTGCTGATCCGCGCGACCGCGGTCGCGCTCACGCGCCACCCGCGCGTCAACGGCTCCTACCGCGACGGGCAGATCGAGACCTACGCGCGCGTCAACGTCGGCGTCGCGGTCGCCGCGGACGACGCGCTCGTCGTGCCGACGGTGTTCGACGCCGACCGCAGGACGCTGACCGAGATCGCCGCCGAGGTACGGCGGCTCGCCGGCGCGGTTCGCGACGGGACGATCACGCCGCCGGAGCTGGCGGGCGGGACGTTCACGATCTCCAACCTCGGCATGTACGGGGTGGCCGAGTTCGCGGGCATCGTCAACCAGCCGCAGGCGGCGATCCTGTGCGCGGGCGCGATCGCGGCGCGCACGATGCGCCTGACGCTCGTCAGCGACCACCGCATCCTCTACGGCGCGGACGCCGCCTCCTTCCTGGCGGAGCTGAGAGGACTGCTCGAGACGCCCGCGACGGCGCTGGCGTGAGGGAGGGCACGATGCTGCTCGACACGCTCCACTTCTCGTTCACCGTCAGCTCGATCGAGCGCTCGATCGCCTGGTATCGCGACGTGCTCGGCCTCGACCTGGTGCACCGCCAGCGTCAGGAGAACGCGTACACACCGCTCCTCGTCGGCATTCCCGGGGCGGTGCTGGAGATCGCGCAGTTCCGCGTCCCCGGCGTCTCGCCCGGCCGCTCGACGCACATGCTCGAGCTGGTCGAGTACGTCGCGCCGCGGGGGGAGGTCGAGCGCGGGCCGGCGACGAACGAGGTCGGCGCGGCGCACCTCGCGTTCCTCGTCGACGACGTGCGGGAGCGCTATGAGCGGATGACCGCCGCGGGCGTCGCGTTCCGCAACCCGCCGGTCGAGATCACCGAGGGGGCGAACCGCGGCGGGATGGCCGCCTACCTGCACGATCCCGACGGCATCACGCTCGAGCTGCTGCAGCCCTCGCCCGCGCGGCTCGCGGCGATGCGAGCCGGAGCGGTGAGATGAGCGCCCCAGCGGTCACCGTCGTGGTCGGCGGCGCGAGCGGGATCGGCCTCGCGACCGCCGGGCTGCTCGCCCGCGCAGGCCGGCGGTTGGCGATCCTGGACCGCAGCGAGCGGCTCGCGCAGGTCGCGGCGCAGCTGCGCGAGGCCGGCGCGGTCGAGTGCGCGACGCACGCCGTCGACGTGACGGACGCCGAGGCGGTCACGGGCGTCGCCGATGCGATCGGCGCGCGGCACGCCGTCGCCGGGCTGGTCAACTCGGCCGGCGTGCTGCAGCTCGGCTCGATCGCCGAGGTCACGCCGGCGGACTGGGACCGCGTCCTCGACGTCAACCTCAGAGGCGTCTTCAACACCTGCCGTGCGTTCCTGCCGCAGCTGGAGCGCGCGCGGGGGGCGATCGTCAACGTCTCGTCGGTCTCGGGGCGCACGCGCTCGATCTACAGCGCACCCAACTACGTCGCCTCGAAGGCCGGCGTGATCGGCCTCACGATGGTGCTTGCGGCGCAGCACGCGCAGGCAGGCGTCCGCGTCAACTGCGTGGCGCCGGGGATCGTCGAGACGCCGATGCTGGCGGACTACTCCGAGGCTGCGCGCGAGCGGATGCTCGCGGCGATCCCGCTCGGGCGCTACGCCGACGCGGCCGAGGTCGGCGAGGTGATCGCGTTCCTGCTGTCGCAGCGGGCGAGCTACGTGACGGGCCAGACGATCAACGTCAACGGCGGGCAGTTCATGCAATGAGAGGAGCGGCGCAGATGAGACTGGGCCTCGCGGTGCCGATCTTCGCCAACCCGGGCGTGCCCGACTTCCGCACGCCCAACGCCGAGCGGTTGGAGTGGAGCGAGGTGCGCGCCGCGGCGGTGGAGGCGGAGCGGCTCGGCTACGACTCGCTGTGGGTCGCCGACCACATGTTCCTCGGCCGCGACGGCGCGATCTACGAGGGCTGGACGACGCTGAGCGTGCTGGCCGGGATGACGAGCACGATCCGCCTCGGCACGATCCACCTCGGCAACGAGCTCCGCCATGCCCCGCTGATGGCGAAGATGGCGGCGACGCTCGACGTGCAGTCCGGCGGCCGGCTGGAGCTGTTCGTCGATCCGGGCTGGCGCGCGCGAGAGCTGACCGCCTACGGCTACGAGTGGGAGCCGGACCGCGCGGTGCGCGCCGCGCGCGTCGGCGAGGCGATCGAGCTCGCGCGCCTGCTGTGGAGCGGCGAGCCGGCCAGCTACGAGGGCGCGCACTACCGGCTCGACGGCGCGATCTGCGCGCCGGTGCCGGAGCAGCGCCCGCACCCACCGATCTGGATCGGCGAGGCGTTCGACGAGGCGACGCTCGACCTGATCGTCGCGCACGCCGACGTGTGGAACTCGATGCCGGCTGGGCTCGACGTCCTGCGGGAGAAGATCGCGAAGGTCGACGCCGCCTGCACGGCGCGGGGGCGCGATCCGCGGACGCTGCGCAAGACGCTCGAGACGCAGGTCCTGATCTACGACGACCGCGACGACGCCGAGCGGCTGTTCGAGCGCTTCGCCGAGCTGCGGCGCGCGCACCCGAGCGGCGAGGCGATGCGGGACGTCGTCGCGTTCGTCGCGCAGACGAACGCCGAGCTGGGCCGCGGCGAGCTGACGTTCGACGACCTGCGGGAGGAGTTCGTGATCGGCACGCCGGACGAGGTGCGCGCGAAGCTCGACGCCTACCGCGCGCTGGGGATCGACGAGGTCATCTGCTGGTTCATGGACTTCCCCGCGCGGACCTCGATGCGGCGGCTGATCCACGAGGTCGCCCCGGCGCTGGCGGGTGCTGAGGTGACGGGATGACGGCGGAGGGCGGCAAGCTCGCGGTCGTGACGGGCGCCGGCTCCGGCGTCGGCGCGGCGTGCGTGCGCAGCCTCGTGCGGCAGGGCACGCGCGTGATCGCGGTCGACCTCGCCTGGAGCGAGGGCGAGCCGGCAGGCGAGGTCGTGCGGCTCACGGCCGACGTGACCTCCGAGTCGACCTGGCGTCGTGTGATCGAGGTCGCGGCGGAGCACGGCGGCGGTCCCGACCAGCTCCTGCTGTGCGCCGGGCGGCTGGAGGTCGGCAGCGTGCTCGCGCTCGAACCCGAGGCGCTGCGGGCGGTCTTCGAGGTCAACGTGTTCGCCGCCGCGACGGCGTTGAAGGCATGCCTGCCGGCGATGGTCGAGCGTGGCGGCGGCGCCGTCGTCGCGGTCGCGAGCACCGATGCGCTGTTCGCAGAGCAGGGGCTCGCCGCGTACTGCGCGAGCAAGGGCGCGCTGCTGCAGCTGATCCGCTGCGTGGCGGTCGATCACGGCCGCCAGGGGATCCGCGCCAACTGCGTCTGCCCGGGGGCGATCGACACGCCCTTCTTCCGCCGCCACGTCGACGCCGCCGCCGACCCGCAGGCGTTCCTGGCGGAGAAGACCGAGCGCCACCCGTCCGGGCGGCTGCTGGCGCCCGAGGACGTCGCGGAGGTCGCGACCTTCCTGCTGGAGGAGCGTGCGATCGGCGTCAACGGGGCCGCGCTCCTGATCGACGGCGGCCTGACGGCGACGTTCGACTACCAGGCCACCGCGGTGGCAGCCGGCGGGAGCGAGCTGCCGTGAACGCGACGAGAGGAGATCACCACGTGGAGGACGCGAAGACCTGGACGGTCGGGATCGTCGGCTGCGGCCACGCCGGAGCGCACCATGCGCCGGCGTTCGCCGCGCAGCCCGGCTTCGAGCTGGCCGGCTGCGCGAGCCGGCGGCAGGAGACGGCGCGCGCGTTCGGCGCGCGCCACGGCGCGGACGCCTACGCGTCGCCGGAGGCGCTGCTCGACGACGACGACGTCGACGTGGTGGTGCTGACGACGCCGGAGTGGGTACGGCTCGAGCTGCTGGAGGACGCGCTGCGCCGCGGGCGGCACCTGTTCGTCGAGAAGCCGCTGTACGCGGCCAACGGCGCCAAGGACGTGCGCGAGCAGGACCACCTCGACGCGCGCCGCGCGCTGACGGCGTGGGACCGCGAGCGGACGACGTTCGGCGTCAACTTCAACTACCGCACGATGCCGCACCTGCGGCAGTTGAAGGCCGACGTCGAGGCGGGGCGGCTGGGGGAGGTCAAGGTCGTGCGCGCGTGGGCCCACTTCGCCTGCTGGCCGCACGTGATCGACCAGCTGCGCTGGCTCCTCGGCGAGGTGGAGAGCGTCGCGGCGCTGTCGCTCGGCGGACAGCTCGACCGGGTCGCGACGCTGCGCTTCGCGGACGGTCCGATCGGCACGCTGTGCGGGACGAGCGGGCGGTTCGAGCGGGCGTCGCTGCTGCGGATCGAGCTGGACGGGACTGCGGCACGCGCAACGGTCGAGGGGGTGCACGGCAGCTACCGCCGCGACGACGAGGGCGGGGGAGACAGCGTCGTGTGGACCAACCCCGACGTCGCAGGCCAGGTGTACGCGACCTCCTACACGGACTCGATCGCCGCCTACTGCGCCGCGCTGCGGGCAGGCGAGCCGCCGCCGGTCAGCGGTGACGACGGGCTCGCCGAGCTGGCGATCGAGGCGGCGATCGACCGCTCGGCGCGGACCGGCGCGCCGCAACGGGTCGTGGTGGACTGAGCGACGGATGACCGCGCCGAGCCGATGAGCGCCGCGCCGATCGACCGCTCGGCGAGCGAGCCGCAGGACGCGCGTCCGCGCGTCCAGTCCGCCGCACGCGCCGTCGCGATCCTGCTGGCGGTCGCACGCAGCGACGCCGGCCTCACGCCGCGCGAGATCAGCGAGCGCGTTGCGATCAGCCGCCAGACGGCCTACCACCTGCTGCACACGCTCACCGGCTGCGGCGTGCTCGCGCGCGACGACGGCAACCGCTACGTGCTCGGCCTCCACGTCGGGACGCTGGCGGAGGGCTTCCGCCGGCAGCTCGCGCCGACCGAGCGCCTCGGCGCACTCGTTCGCAAGGTCGTGATCGCGACCGGGGAGACCGCCTACGCGGCCGGGTGGTGGGCGGGTGCGCCGACGACGCTGCATGTGGCGCACGGGCGCAGCACCGTGCAGGCCGCCGCGGTCCCGCAAGGCTACGGCGACGACGCGCACGCGCGCGCGTCGGGCAAGCTGCTGCTCGCGCACGCCGATCCGGCGCTGCGCGCGGAGTACCTCCAGTCGCACGCACTGCGACGCCTGACGCCATGGACGATCGTGGGGCCGCGGCAGCTCGACGCGGAGCTGGAGCGCATCCGCGCGCAGGGCTACGCCGTCGACCGTCAGGAGTTCGCCGAGGGCCTCAGCTGCCTTGCGATCCCGCTGGACGACGGACGCCTTCCGTTCGCGCTCGGCATCTCGGCGCCGACCGAACGCTTCGACCGCGCGTGGGGCGACTACCTCGACTCGATGCGCCAGGTCACCGCGGAGGCACTCCCGCAGCGCTGATCTCACAGTCTGAGACACGGCTGGCAACCACGTCGCCGAACGACTTCCATTGGACGCAGACCGTCCGCCGCAAACGTGAGTGAGAGAGTGACCATGAGCAGCGTCCGTTCCAGCGCCGGGAGCGCGCCTGTCGATCTGCCGATCACGCGCACGCACCCGTTCGACCCCGCACCACAGCTCGCGGCGCTGCGCGAGGAGAGCCCGCTCTGCCGCCTGCGCTACCCGGACGGCCACGTCGGCTGGCTGGCGACGTCCTACGACCTCGCGCGCCGGGTGCTCGTCGACTCCCGCTTCAGCATCAAGCCGATGCGGCCGCCCGTCGGCGATCCCGTCACGACCGCCGAGGTGCAGGAGGTGGAGAGAGCCCAGCCGGAGGCGGAGGGCGCGCTGATCCTGCTGGACCCGCCGCAGCACACGAAGATCCGCCGGCTGCAGGCCGCCTACTTCACCGTGCAGCGGATCGGCGAGCACCGCGCCGGCCTGGAACGGCTCGTCGGCGACCAGCTCGACGCGATGGAGCGGCAGGGCTCCCCGGTCGACTTCGTCAGAGCGTTCGCGGCACCCGTGCCCGGGCTCGCGATCTGCGCGATGCTCGGCGTCCCGGGCAGTGATCGCGAGCACTTCGAGCGGCCGACCCAGGTCTCCGAGGATCCGCGCTCCACCGCCGAGGAGCAGATCGCGGCGAACAACGAGTTCCGCGCCTACTCGCACGGCGTGATCCAGCGCAAGCGCGCCGAGCCCGGGGACGACCTGCTGAGCGAGGTGATCGCGACCAGCGACCTGAGCGACGCGGAGCTCGCCGGGCTGGCGCTCCAGCTGTTCAGCGCCGGGCACGAGACGACGGTCAGCATGCTGGCGCTGAGCCTGCTCGCCCTGC encodes:
- a CDS encoding Gfo/Idh/MocA family protein; protein product: MEDAKTWTVGIVGCGHAGAHHAPAFAAQPGFELAGCASRRQETARAFGARHGADAYASPEALLDDDDVDVVVLTTPEWVRLELLEDALRRGRHLFVEKPLYAANGAKDVREQDHLDARRALTAWDRERTTFGVNFNYRTMPHLRQLKADVEAGRLGEVKVVRAWAHFACWPHVIDQLRWLLGEVESVAALSLGGQLDRVATLRFADGPIGTLCGTSGRFERASLLRIELDGTAARATVEGVHGSYRRDDEGGGDSVVWTNPDVAGQVYATSYTDSIAAYCAALRAGEPPPVSGDDGLAELAIEAAIDRSARTGAPQRVVVD
- a CDS encoding cytochrome P450, encoding MSSVRSSAGSAPVDLPITRTHPFDPAPQLAALREESPLCRLRYPDGHVGWLATSYDLARRVLVDSRFSIKPMRPPVGDPVTTAEVQEVERAQPEAEGALILLDPPQHTKIRRLQAAYFTVQRIGEHRAGLERLVGDQLDAMERQGSPVDFVRAFAAPVPGLAICAMLGVPGSDREHFERPTQVSEDPRSTAEEQIAANNEFRAYSHGVIQRKRAEPGDDLLSEVIATSDLSDAELAGLALQLFSAGHETTVSMLALSLLALLGDRRRWEQLCADPSLVDGAVEELLRYLTIVQVGAFTRTATEDVELDGTVVKAGEGITVSLSAANRDPSKFPDPDLLDLARDASGHVAFGHGRHICLGQHFARLELQVALAALTRRFPTLRLAVPSEEVPMYPSEQFLYGVHELPVAW
- a CDS encoding LLM class flavin-dependent oxidoreductase, with translation MRLGLAVPIFANPGVPDFRTPNAERLEWSEVRAAAVEAERLGYDSLWVADHMFLGRDGAIYEGWTTLSVLAGMTSTIRLGTIHLGNELRHAPLMAKMAATLDVQSGGRLELFVDPGWRARELTAYGYEWEPDRAVRAARVGEAIELARLLWSGEPASYEGAHYRLDGAICAPVPEQRPHPPIWIGEAFDEATLDLIVAHADVWNSMPAGLDVLREKIAKVDAACTARGRDPRTLRKTLETQVLIYDDRDDAERLFERFAELRRAHPSGEAMRDVVAFVAQTNAELGRGELTFDDLREEFVIGTPDEVRAKLDAYRALGIDEVICWFMDFPARTSMRRLIHEVAPALAGAEVTG
- a CDS encoding IclR family transcriptional regulator produces the protein MSAAPIDRSASEPQDARPRVQSAARAVAILLAVARSDAGLTPREISERVAISRQTAYHLLHTLTGCGVLARDDGNRYVLGLHVGTLAEGFRRQLAPTERLGALVRKVVIATGETAYAAGWWAGAPTTLHVAHGRSTVQAAAVPQGYGDDAHARASGKLLLAHADPALRAEYLQSHALRRLTPWTIVGPRQLDAELERIRAQGYAVDRQEFAEGLSCLAIPLDDGRLPFALGISAPTERFDRAWGDYLDSMRQVTAEALPQR
- a CDS encoding SDR family NAD(P)-dependent oxidoreductase, encoding MTAEGGKLAVVTGAGSGVGAACVRSLVRQGTRVIAVDLAWSEGEPAGEVVRLTADVTSESTWRRVIEVAAEHGGGPDQLLLCAGRLEVGSVLALEPEALRAVFEVNVFAAATALKACLPAMVERGGGAVVAVASTDALFAEQGLAAYCASKGALLQLIRCVAVDHGRQGIRANCVCPGAIDTPFFRRHVDAAADPQAFLAEKTERHPSGRLLAPEDVAEVATFLLEERAIGVNGAALLIDGGLTATFDYQATAVAAGGSELP